The following are encoded together in the Streptomyces tsukubensis genome:
- a CDS encoding PhoH family protein translates to MVTSAKRHKPDRRTYVLDTSVLLADPNAMSRFEEHEVVLPIVVVTELEAKRHHPELGYFARQALRLLDDFRVRYGRLDAPLPVGEVGGTLRVELNHSDPSVLPAGYRLGDNDSRILAVARNLQAEGHDVTVVSKDLPLRIKASSVGLLAEEYRAELAITDSGWTGMSELNLSGERVDLLFEQDRLHVPEAAELPVHTGLTIQSERGKALGRVTPEGDVRLVRGDREAFGIKGRSAEQRIALDLLLDPEIGIVSMGGRAGTGKSALALCAGLEAVMERRQHKKVMVFRPLYAVGGQELGYLPGSEAEKMGPWAQAVFDTLSAITSREVIEEVVARGMLEVLPLTHIRGRSLHDAFVIVDEAQSLERNVLLTVLSRIGANSRVVLTHDVAQRDNLRVGRYDGVVAVVEKLKGHPLFAHVTLNRSERSQIAALVTEMLEEGQL, encoded by the coding sequence GTGGTGACCAGCGCGAAGCGCCATAAGCCGGACCGGCGCACATATGTACTCGACACCAGCGTTCTGCTGGCCGACCCGAATGCCATGTCACGCTTCGAAGAGCACGAAGTCGTGCTGCCGATCGTCGTCGTGACGGAATTGGAGGCCAAGCGGCATCACCCTGAACTCGGCTACTTCGCCAGGCAGGCACTGCGCCTGCTCGACGACTTCCGCGTCAGGTACGGACGGCTGGACGCCCCTCTCCCCGTGGGAGAGGTCGGCGGCACGCTGCGGGTCGAGCTGAACCACTCCGACCCGTCGGTCCTGCCCGCGGGCTACCGGCTCGGTGACAACGACTCACGGATCCTCGCCGTCGCGCGCAACCTCCAGGCCGAGGGGCACGACGTCACGGTCGTCTCCAAGGACCTGCCGCTGCGCATCAAGGCGTCGTCCGTGGGGCTGCTCGCGGAGGAGTACCGCGCGGAGCTGGCCATCACGGACTCCGGCTGGACGGGGATGTCTGAACTGAACCTGTCGGGGGAGCGGGTCGACCTCCTCTTCGAACAGGACAGGCTGCACGTGCCGGAGGCGGCCGAGCTGCCCGTGCACACCGGGCTGACGATCCAGTCGGAGCGCGGAAAGGCGCTCGGCCGGGTCACGCCGGAGGGGGACGTCCGGCTGGTCCGCGGCGACCGTGAGGCCTTCGGTATCAAGGGACGCAGCGCGGAGCAGCGCATCGCTCTCGACCTGCTGCTCGACCCGGAGATCGGCATCGTGTCGATGGGCGGCAGGGCCGGTACGGGCAAGTCGGCGCTCGCGCTCTGCGCCGGCCTCGAAGCGGTGATGGAACGCAGGCAGCACAAGAAGGTGATGGTCTTCAGGCCGCTCTACGCGGTCGGCGGGCAGGAACTCGGCTATCTGCCGGGCAGCGAGGCGGAGAAGATGGGCCCGTGGGCCCAGGCGGTCTTCGACACCCTCTCCGCGATCACCTCCCGCGAGGTGATCGAAGAGGTCGTGGCGCGCGGCATGCTGGAAGTGCTGCCCCTCACCCACATCAGGGGCCGTTCCCTGCACGACGCCTTCGTCATCGTCGACGAGGCCCAGTCGCTGGAACGGAACGTCCTGCTGACCGTGTTGTCGCGGATCGGCGCCAACTCACGGGTGGTACTCACCCACGACGTGGCGCAGCGCGACAACCTCCGGGTGGGCAGGTACGACGGAGTCGTCGCCGTGGTGGAGAAACTGAAGGGGCATCCGCTCTTCGCCCACGTCACGCTGAACCGCTCGGAACGGTCCCAGATCGCCGCCCTGGTGACGGAGATGCTGGAGGAGGGCCAGCTATGA
- a CDS encoding aggregation-promoting factor C-terminal-like domain-containing protein produces MSRISVRGFAVASATAVTTVGAVVGVASGDPQQHTSNDFEATAGDATLLADIPSGQQAQVQTASLTQQADAQATAADTAAKKSAEETARKQAAESAKAKQKAAEQAEAKAKAEKKAKEQAKKDAEKRESSTVSRSSTRDAGDFPVQSSYSIAEVQAMARQIVPADQFQCFSNIVNHESTWNYTATNPSSGSYGLVQALPASKMASAGADWRTNPATQIKWGLGYMNDRYQSPCGAWSFWQANHYY; encoded by the coding sequence GTGAGCCGGATCTCGGTCCGGGGATTCGCCGTGGCGTCCGCCACCGCGGTCACCACCGTCGGAGCAGTTGTGGGTGTCGCCTCCGGTGACCCGCAGCAGCACACCTCGAACGACTTCGAGGCGACGGCTGGCGACGCGACTCTCCTCGCAGACATCCCCTCGGGTCAGCAGGCCCAGGTGCAGACCGCGTCCCTGACGCAGCAGGCCGACGCACAGGCCACCGCCGCCGACACGGCTGCCAAGAAGTCCGCCGAGGAAACGGCCCGCAAGCAGGCCGCCGAATCCGCCAAGGCCAAGCAGAAGGCCGCGGAGCAGGCGGAGGCGAAGGCCAAGGCCGAGAAGAAGGCCAAGGAGCAGGCCAAGAAGGACGCCGAGAAGCGTGAGAGCTCGACGGTCAGCCGCTCCTCGACCCGTGACGCGGGCGACTTCCCCGTCCAGTCGTCGTACAGCATCGCCGAGGTCCAGGCCATGGCACGGCAGATCGTGCCCGCCGACCAGTTCCAGTGCTTCAGCAACATCGTGAACCACGAGTCGACCTGGAACTACACGGCGACCAACCCCTCCAGCGGCTCGTACGGTCTCGTCCAGGCGCTCCCGGCCTCCAAGATGGCCTCAGCGGGAGCCGACTGGCGCACCAACCCGGCCACCCAGATCAAGTGGGGTCTTGGCTACATGAACGACAGGTACCAGAGCCCCTGCGGCGCCTGGTCCTTCTGGCAGGCCAACCACTACTACTAG
- a CDS encoding AI-2E family transporter — protein MSKLPGWIGHTGARLTRMGAQLDERRAAAERADDEAVSHASARAYADREPPPPHDASLDHIPPPPTYAPAVAPRPDPVAAVPWGMRVAAEAGWRLLVLAGTVWVLMKVISAVQLVVLAFVAALLITALLQPAVAALRRLGLHRGLATALTAVLGFVIMGLVGWFVVWQVMENIDQLSSQVQNGIDELRRWLLDSPFHVTEDQINDIAKSLRDAIGTNTESLTSAGLEGVTVVVEGLTGILLAVFSTLFLLYDGKRIWQWFLKLVPKEARPGIAGAGPRAWRTLTAYVRGTVVVALIDAIFIGLGIYFLKVPMAVPLAVFIFLFAFIPLVGAVVSGALAVVVALVTQGVFAAVMVLAVVLLVQQIEGHVLQPFILGRAVRVHPLAVVLSVAAGGMVAGIGGAVVAVPLVAVLNTVVGYLKSYAQETALRSSARPDGSTATVGHQADGAAADKEPEAPQDADERRAPAAASPTNEGDRREP, from the coding sequence ATGTCAAAACTTCCAGGTTGGATCGGGCACACAGGTGCCCGGCTGACGCGGATGGGGGCACAGCTCGACGAGCGCAGAGCCGCGGCGGAACGGGCTGACGACGAAGCCGTGAGCCACGCGAGCGCCCGAGCCTACGCGGACCGCGAACCGCCCCCACCGCACGACGCCTCCCTCGACCACATCCCCCCGCCGCCCACGTACGCCCCCGCCGTGGCCCCTCGGCCCGACCCGGTGGCCGCCGTGCCCTGGGGGATGCGGGTCGCCGCGGAGGCGGGCTGGCGGCTGCTGGTCCTCGCGGGCACCGTCTGGGTACTGATGAAGGTCATCAGCGCGGTACAGCTCGTGGTGCTCGCCTTCGTCGCCGCCCTGCTGATCACCGCGCTGCTCCAGCCCGCGGTCGCCGCGCTGCGACGGCTCGGACTGCACAGGGGGCTGGCCACGGCCCTGACCGCGGTCCTCGGGTTCGTCATCATGGGACTGGTCGGCTGGTTCGTGGTGTGGCAGGTCATGGAGAACATCGACCAGCTCTCCAGCCAGGTGCAGAACGGCATCGACGAGCTGCGCCGCTGGCTCCTCGACAGTCCCTTCCACGTGACCGAGGACCAGATCAACGACATCGCGAAGAGTCTGCGCGATGCCATCGGCACCAACACGGAGTCCCTCACCTCGGCGGGGCTCGAAGGCGTGACCGTGGTCGTGGAGGGCCTGACGGGCATACTGCTCGCGGTCTTCTCGACGCTCTTCCTGCTCTACGACGGCAAGCGCATCTGGCAGTGGTTCCTGAAGCTGGTCCCGAAGGAGGCCCGCCCCGGCATAGCGGGCGCGGGCCCGCGCGCCTGGCGGACGCTGACGGCGTACGTACGGGGCACGGTGGTGGTGGCGTTGATCGACGCCATCTTCATCGGTCTCGGCATCTATTTCCTCAAGGTGCCGATGGCGGTGCCGCTCGCCGTCTTCATCTTCCTGTTCGCCTTCATCCCGCTGGTCGGCGCGGTCGTGTCCGGCGCCCTCGCGGTCGTCGTCGCCCTGGTCACCCAGGGCGTCTTCGCCGCGGTGATGGTGCTGGCGGTCGTTCTGCTCGTCCAGCAGATCGAGGGGCACGTGCTCCAGCCGTTCATCCTCGGCAGGGCGGTACGCGTCCATCCGCTGGCCGTGGTGCTCTCGGTCGCGGCGGGCGGCATGGTCGCGGGCATCGGCGGCGCGGTCGTCGCCGTACCGCTGGTGGCGGTGTTGAACACCGTCGTCGGCTATCTGAAGTCGTACGCGCAGGAGACGGCGCTACGTTCTTCGGCGAGGCCGGACGGCTCCACGGCGACCGTCGGCCACCAGGCGGACGGGGCGGCGGCCGACAAGGAGCCCGAGGCGCCGCAGGACGCGGACGAACGGCGGGCGCCGGCGGCGGCGTCGCCCACGAACGAGGGCGACAGGCGCGAACCCTGA
- a CDS encoding alkyl hydroperoxide reductase, which translates to MALDELKSVIPEYAKDLKLNLGSVIGNSDLPQQQLWGTVLACAIASRSPKVLRELEPEAKANLSAEAYTAAKSAAAIMSMNNVFYRTRHLLSDPEYGTLRAGLRMNVIGNPGVEKTDFELWSLAVSAINGCGQCLDSHEQVLRKAGVDRETIQEAFKIAAVIQAVGVTVDTEATLAQ; encoded by the coding sequence ATGGCCCTCGATGAGCTGAAGTCCGTCATACCGGAGTACGCGAAGGACCTGAAGCTGAACCTCGGCTCGGTGATCGGTAACTCCGATCTGCCGCAGCAGCAGCTCTGGGGCACCGTTCTGGCCTGCGCCATCGCGTCCCGTTCGCCCAAGGTGTTGCGGGAGCTGGAGCCGGAGGCCAAGGCGAACCTGTCGGCCGAGGCGTACACCGCCGCGAAGTCGGCGGCCGCCATCATGTCGATGAACAACGTCTTCTACCGCACCCGGCACCTGCTGTCGGACCCCGAGTACGGCACGCTCCGTGCGGGGCTGCGGATGAACGTCATCGGCAACCCCGGTGTCGAGAAGACCGACTTCGAGCTGTGGTCGCTCGCGGTCTCCGCGATCAACGGCTGCGGCCAGTGCCTCGACTCGCACGAGCAGGTGCTGCGCAAGGCCGGTGTCGACCGCGAGACGATCCAGGAAGCCTTCAAGATCGCCGCAGTGATCCAGGCCGTGGGCGTCACCGTGGACACCGAGGCCACGCTCGCCCAGTAG
- a CDS encoding peroxiredoxin, which translates to MLTVGDQFPTYDLTACVSLESGKEFEQINHKSYEGKWRVVFFWPKDFTFVCPTEIAAFGKLNDEFADRDAQILGASGDSEFVHHAWRKDHPDLTDLPFPMMADSKHELMRDCGVEGEDGFAQRAVFIIDQNNEIQFTMVTAGSVGRNPKEVLRVLDALQTDELCPCNWKSGEETLDPVALLAGE; encoded by the coding sequence ATGCTCACTGTCGGTGACCAGTTCCCCACCTACGATCTGACCGCTTGTGTGTCGCTGGAGAGCGGCAAGGAGTTCGAGCAGATCAACCACAAGTCCTACGAGGGCAAGTGGCGCGTGGTGTTCTTCTGGCCGAAGGACTTCACCTTCGTCTGCCCGACCGAGATCGCCGCCTTCGGCAAGCTCAACGACGAGTTCGCCGACCGTGACGCGCAGATCCTCGGCGCTTCCGGTGACTCCGAGTTCGTGCACCACGCCTGGCGCAAGGACCACCCGGACCTGACGGACCTGCCCTTCCCGATGATGGCCGACTCCAAGCACGAGCTCATGCGGGACTGCGGCGTCGAGGGCGAGGACGGCTTCGCGCAGCGTGCTGTTTTCATCATCGACCAGAACAACGAGATCCAGTTCACGATGGTGACCGCCGGTTCCGTGGGCCGTAACCCCAAGGAGGTCCTCCGGGTCCTCGACGCGCTCCAGACCGACGAGCTGTGCCCGTGCAACTGGAAGTCCGGCGAGGAGACCCTCGACCCGGTCGCGCTGCTGGCCGGTGAGTGA